A genome region from Hevea brasiliensis isolate MT/VB/25A 57/8 chromosome 9, ASM3005281v1, whole genome shotgun sequence includes the following:
- the LOC110640587 gene encoding flowering-promoting factor 1-like protein 1, whose amino-acid sequence MSGVWIFDKNGVARLISNPTRESFEQKEPPSPGTATAPGARPRVLVYLPTNQVIRSYTELEQRLTELGWTRYPNSSQPNLIQFHKSDHSADLISLPKNFSNFKSIHMYDIVVKNRSFFEVRDPSAKD is encoded by the coding sequence ATGTCCGGTGTGTGGATATTCGACAAGAATGGCGTGGCTCGCTTGATAAGCAACCCTACAAGAGAGTCTTTCGAGCAAAAAGAGCCACCTTCTCCTGGCACAGCTACGGCACCAGGGGCTCGACCGAGAGTCCTTGTCTATCTTCCAACCAACCAAGTCATTCGCTCATACACTGAGCTCGAACAAAGACTCACCGAACTTGGTTGGACTCGTTACCCTAACTCCAGTCAGCCAAACCTCATCCAATTCCACAAGTCTGATCACTCTGCCGATCTCATCTCTCTCCCTAAAAATTTCTCCAACTTCAAGTCTATTCACATGTATGATATTGTCGTTAAGAATCGCTCTTTCTTTGAAGTTCGTGACCCTTCAGCAAAGGACTAG